GGTGGTGCGCTCCGTGTCCGGATGCCGATATGTCGGCGGGGGTCGGCACGAACTTTTTCGCCACCGGGCCGTCCCCCTTGCCCGACTCCCCGTGGCACGGGGCGCAGTAGATGCCGTATAGCTCCTTCCCCGTGACCAGCGAAAAGTCGGTGACCTTGTCGGGATTTTGGAGCGCAGCGGCCTCCGGGGTCCCCGGCTTCGGGGTGTGCTCCAGCCCTTTCGTGGGGACGGATCCCGCCGGCGGAAGCCGCACCGGCTCCTCCTGCGGACGGTACGCCGGGTTGTCGTACATGTTCCGGTCGAGTTTCTCGCACCCCGCGAAGGACCCCATGGCGGCGGCGAGGACGGCCGCGATCGCGAGGATCCGGGCGATTGCCGTCCTTCTCACAGCTCCCCCTCCTCGGCGCGAACGTCGGTTCCGCCGGCTCCCCGCATCGCCTCGATCGCGCGTCGGGCCTGGTCCTCCCCCTCGACCCGGGCGCAGAGGGCGATCCTGCCGTCGTGGATCCGCGGGTCGTGGACCACCTTCGGCGGGAACCGCAGCAGCCGCATCTCCCGGCCGCCCCCGAAAAGCGTCGCCAGCAGGGCTCCCAGCATCGCCACCTCGTACGTGACGATGAGCGTCGGGGGGACGGAGACGATCGTCTTGCCGCCGGTGACCAGCGGGTAGAGCAGGTAGGTGGCGAGGCAAAGCCCCAGCCCCGCCGCCGCGCCCGCGAACCAGCCCGCGAGGACGATCCGCGGGAACCGCACCGGCTCGGGGTCGGTCGTCACCGCGCCGTCCGGCAGGGGGACCGCGGAGAGGGTGGTGACGCTCCCCGCCGGCAGGGATAGCCCGGCGAGCGCCCGGCTCCCTTTTGCAGCGCTCTCCACGCCCTCGAACAATCCTACGACGATCGTGCTCATCCGCGGGCCTCCCCTTCCCCCTCGACCTGCGCGATCGTCTCCACCGTCGCGCCGCCGATGGCGCGGTCGGTGGTGTGGAAGAGGCGTTCCTTGATGTCGCTGATCGCCATGATGGGGAAGAATTTCGCGAAGAGCATGTAGAGCAGCGCGAACATCGCCGCCGCGCCCGCCATCACGGAGAACTCGACCCAGGTGGGGAAGTAGTTCGCCCAGACGAACGGGTCGTTCCGCCGGGCCAGCGACGGGACGACGATCAGGAGGCGCTCGGCGTACATCCCGATCACGATGCTGCACGCGGGAACGAGGATCAGGGAGACCGAGCGGCGGACCCGCCGAAGACACAGCATCGGGAACGGGATGGCGAAATTGCAGATCACCATCGTCAGGAACAGCGGCAGGTAATGGCCTCCGTACGAGGCGAACACCTCCCACTCCTCGGGGTTCCGGTTGTACCAGACGGTGAGGAACTCGGTGAAGTAGAAGTAGCCCCACAGCAGCGTCATGGTGCAAAGCAGCTTGCCCAGGTTGTCGAAGTGAAGCGGCGTGAGGACGTCCTCCAGCCGGAACGCCTTCCGCAGGATGGCCATCACGATGACGACGCCGGCGATCCCCGAGAAGATGGCGCCCACGACGAAGTAGGGGGCGAAGATCGTGCTGTGCCACCCGGGGGTCTTCGCCATGGCGAAGTCCCAGCTCACGATGGAGTGGACCGACACGGCGATCGGAATGATGAGGATGGCGAAGAGCGTCGAGGCGACGTGGTACCGCCGCCACTGGGCGTGCGTCCCGCGGAAGCCCAGCGACAGCGCGGAGTAGAACTTCCGGCGCCACCCGGCGGACTTGTCCCGCAGGAGCGCCAGGTCGGGGATCATCCCGACGTAGAGGAAGGTGAGGCTCCCCAGGAGGTACGTGGTGATCGCCATCGCGTCCCACATCAGCGGAGACCGCATGTTCGGCCACAGTTCCCGGGTGCTCGGGTACGGGAGCGCGTAGTAGACCCGCCAGTTCCGCCCGAGGTGGAGGATGGGGATGATGCCGCCCACCATCAGGGTGAAGGCGGTCATCGCCTCCGCCCCGCGCAGCACGGGAGCCCGCCAGGTGGCGTGGGTCAGCCGAAGGATGGCCGAAATGAGCGTGCCGGAGTGGGAAAGGCCGATCCAGAACACGAGGCTCGCCTCGTACAGCCCCCAGAACACGGGCTTGTTGTACCCGGTGACGCCCATTCCCTTCAGGGCCATGTAGAGGAAGATCACCACGCCCCACAGGAGGACCGCTCCGGCGGCGCCCACCCCGAGGTACCACCGCCACGTGGTGACGAGGTTCCCGCGCGACAGCCGCGTGAACAGATCCGCCTCCCGCGCGCGGGCCAGGTGATCGCCGCCCGCCGCGCCCGGAGAGCCGCTCATCGCCCCGCCCCTTTCTGGCGCTTCAGGTAGACCACCCGCGGTTCGGTTCCGAGGTGCTCCATGAGGCGGAACCTCCGCGGGTCCTTCAGCTTCCGCGTGATTTCGCTGTGGGGATCGGCCAGGTCGCCGAAGAGGAGCGCGCCGGGAGGGCACGTCTGGACGCACGCCGGGACGACCTCGCCGTCGCGGACGTCGCGGCCCTCCTCGGCCGCCGTCTCCTTGGCGCGCCGGATCCGCTGGATGCAGAAGGTGCACTTCTCCATCACGCCGCGCGACCGGACGGTCAGGTCGGGGGAGAGCTGCTCGTCGAGCGGCTTCTCCCACTTGTAGTCGTACCAGTTGAACACGCGCACGGAGTAGGGGCAGTTGTTCGCGCAGTACCGGGTGCCGATGCACCGGTTGTAGACCATCGCGTTCAGCCCGTCCTCGTTGTGGTACGTGGCGTACACGGGACAGACCAGCTCGCACGGGGCGCGTTCGCACTGCATGCACGGCACCGGCAGGTAGACCGCCTGGGCCTCCGGGAACTCCCCCTCCCAGTACCGGTTCACCCGGATCCAGTGCATGAGCCGGTTCTTCCCAGCTTCCTCCTCGCCGATCACGGGGATGTTGTTCTCCACGCTGCAGGCGACCACGCACGCCCCGCAGCCGGTGCACCGGTCCAGGTCGACCGCCATCGCCCAGGTATGTTTCATCTCTTCACCACCCCAGAACCGGGACGTTCACAGAACTCCCCCAGAATCGGGACATTCTTCGAAATCACGAAACTCGCCGAGATTACATCATGTTCTTCACTTTCCACTGCCCCTCGGGGTGCCCCGAGCGCGCGAGGGTGGTGGAAAGCTTCGTTTTCGCCAGGGAAACCCGCGTCGCCTGCAGCGGGTAGACCCCGGAGGAGACGTCCCGCGCGGCGGGAAGGAGGGAGATCGGGTTCTCCCCCCGCCCGTTCGCGAATTTTCCGTACCGGGTGTGCCCCTGTCCCAGCGGCATCGCGGCGACGCCCGGGGCGATCCCCGGGTGGATCACCACGTGGGCCGCGATCTTTCCCGATGGGGACGCCACCGTAACGCCGTCGCCTTCGCCGACCCCGAGCCCCTCCGCCGTCTTCGGGTGGAGCTCCACCCAGTTGCGCCATACGGCGGTCGAGATCGGGTCGGGCATCTCCTGCAGCCACGGGAGGTTCGCTCCCCGGCCGTCGTAGAGGGCGACGGAAGGGTAGAGGTGGAGCGAGAGGGGGAACGCCTTCGGGTCGCCGTCGAACGCCGGCTCCGACGCCCCGGGGATCGACGGGGAACCCGCATTCGACGCGGGACGGGATCCGCCGGCATCGCCGAAGATCCCTCCCCGCTGCAGCGATTTCTCCATCGCTCCTCCGGGTCCGCCGTACGCCTTGTCGAGGCACTCCCGGAACGAACCCCACGGCAGCGCCTTCGCCGGCTCGCCGCCCATCTCCTTCGCGGCGGCGATCAGCACGTCCGGCATCGACCGGGTGTCCCGGAACGGCTCCACCACCGGTTGGGAAAGGGTGACCGCCCCGGTGTGTCCGACCGGGGCGATGTCGTCCCCCCACGACTCGAGCGCGGTGGGAACGGGAAGAACGAGGTCCGCCAGGGACGACGTTTCGTCGAGGAAGGAGGCGAACGCGACAACGAAAGGCACCTTCGACAGCGCATCGCCGAATTTCAGGGACTGCGGCAACGTGAACGCCGGGTTGGTCGCCCCCGAGAGGACCGCCATCCGGAAACTTCCGGCGCGCATCCTTTCGACCGCCCCGTGCACCGCCGCGAATCCGCTTTCCGCCGGGGGTGCGAGGAGGGCGCCTTCCGCTCCGTACTTCGCGAACGGCGACGACGATGTCGTGGGCGTGCACCCCGCTGGTTTTTTCCACGGCCTCCGGCGAAAACGCCGACAGCTCCGCCTGGAGGCGTACGGCGGCCGCCGCCTGCGGTGTGAGCCGGTCCCGGACCATCACGTGGGCGATCCCGAGCGCCACGTACCCCTCCGTGCCCGGGGCGCAAGGAAGGAACAGGTCCGCGGAAGCGGCGGTCATCGACAGGCGCGGCCCGAAGTGGACGAATTTCCCGCGGATCGTCTCCCGGGCGCCGCGCATCCGCCCGTACGCTTCGGCGTAGTGCACGGGGGAAATTCCCGTCTCCAGGAAATCGCCGGAGAAGGAGAGCAGGTACCGGGCGTTGGCCAGGTCGTGCTCCGGCAGGTCGCGCACGCCGTAGACCGCCTCGTGGGCCGACAGCATCGCGTCCGCGCCGAAGGGGCTCCAGGCGACGCGGTGCGGCGACCCGAACGCCTTCATGAACCGGCCGGCGATGAGTCCCGCGTGTCCCCGCAGCGGCTCCGAGAGCATCAGGAGCGACGCCGGCGCCTCCGCCTTCACTTTCGCAAGCTGCGTCAGCAGCAGGGAGAGCGCCTCTTCCCACGAGACCGGCTTGTACGATCCGGAGCCGCGCGCCCCCGATAGCTTCATCGGCGTCCCCAGCCGCTCCGGGTGGTAGAGCGCCTGCAGCGCCGCCTGCCCGCGGGCGCACAGCTTCCCGCGGTTGACCGGGTGGAGCGGGTTTCCCTCGATCTTCTTCGCCCGCCCTTCCGAGACGCGAACGACGATCCCGCACCCCGCGGGGCACTGGCCGCACACGGAGGCGTACCAGAGCGCCTCCCCGAGGACGTGGTTCTCGGGCGGGATGACGAACGGGACGAGCTTCCGCTGGACCTTCTCGCATCCCCCGAAGAGGGTCGCGAAAGCCGTCGCCCCGCCGATTTTCAGGAACTGCCGTCGATCGAGCATCCGCTCCCCGCGATCAGTAGTGGCACTTCCAGCAGTCGATGGTGACCTTCCTCTTCCGGTGGCACTCCATGCACATCCCCATGCCGAACTCGAGCTTCTGTTCCGCCGTCCCCGCCTGGTCCATCCCCGGGTGGCAGGCGAGGCAAGCGATCCCCGCGTTCACCATGTTCTTGTGCGGAAAATACACGTGGTTGGGGAGGTCGATCACCTTGTTCCAGGGGATCGGCTTCCCCTCCTTCCAGTACTGCGCGATCTTCTTCACCTCGGGCTTGTCGGCCGCGATCGTCCGGTGGCACATCATGCATTTCTCCACGGACGGGATGTTCGCGTATTGCGACTTGTTCGTGGAGGAGTGGCAGAACCGGCAATTCAGATTGTAGCCGGTGACGTGGACCTTGTGGCTGAAGGCGATCGGCTGGGGGACTGCTTCCGCGACGGCAGACCCGGCGAGGGGGAAACCCCCGGAAAAAAGAAGCGCGAGGAAAACGATCGGAAGGACGAGCGCGGCTCTATTGCGCCTTCGTTCCATCGGTCCTCTTCACGGTGATGCGGGGATGGTCGCCGATCCTGTCCTATAGATTCGATTTTATCGCAGTCGATGCGCGGAAAAGAACATTATTCCTTAAGCCGTCCTCCCGGCGAGGATCCGGTCCCCCACTTCCGCGCAAAGCACCCCGAACGGCAGGTACCCCGCGTACCCGAGGACCGGCAACTCGAAACCGTGCAGGGCGTCGACGTACGGGATGGCGTATGCCCATTTCGCCTGGCTCCCGAAGTTCCACATCTCCCAGAAGAGTCCGCACGCAAGCGACGCCAGCGACGACGCGACGACCGGGCGCCAGTCGCCGACGGCGATCCCGGCGAGAGCGTGCGCCTCCCCCCGGAGCGCGGCGAGCGAGATGAAGAGCAGGGGGGGGGCGACCCAGGCCAGCGGGAACGCGTCATCGGGGACGATCCCGACGGCGGCGAGTCCGGAGCACGAGAGGAGGAGGGCGGCTCC
Above is a window of Deltaproteobacteria bacterium DNA encoding:
- a CDS encoding cytochrome c, which gives rise to MRRTAIARILAIAAVLAAAMGSFAGCEKLDRNMYDNPAYRPQEEPVRLPPAGSVPTKGLEHTPKPGTPEAAALQNPDKVTDFSLVTGKELYGIYCAPCHGESGKGDGPVAKKFVPTPADISASGHGAHHPDGDLFAVITHGRGGMPPFRSDLTVKERWLVVAYLRTLR
- a CDS encoding DUF3341 domain-containing protein translates to MSTIVVGLFEGVESAAKGSRALAGLSLPAGSVTTLSAVPLPDGAVTTDPEPVRFPRIVLAGWFAGAAAGLGLCLATYLLYPLVTGGKTIVSVPPTLIVTYEVAMLGALLATLFGGGREMRLLRFPPKVVHDPRIHDGRIALCARVEGEDQARRAIEAMRGAGGTDVRAEEGEL
- the nrfD gene encoding polysulfide reductase NrfD is translated as MSGSPGAAGGDHLARAREADLFTRLSRGNLVTTWRWYLGVGAAGAVLLWGVVIFLYMALKGMGVTGYNKPVFWGLYEASLVFWIGLSHSGTLISAILRLTHATWRAPVLRGAEAMTAFTLMVGGIIPILHLGRNWRVYYALPYPSTRELWPNMRSPLMWDAMAITTYLLGSLTFLYVGMIPDLALLRDKSAGWRRKFYSALSLGFRGTHAQWRRYHVASTLFAILIIPIAVSVHSIVSWDFAMAKTPGWHSTIFAPYFVVGAIFSGIAGVVIVMAILRKAFRLEDVLTPLHFDNLGKLLCTMTLLWGYFYFTEFLTVWYNRNPEEWEVFASYGGHYLPLFLTMVICNFAIPFPMLCLRRVRRSVSLILVPACSIVIGMYAERLLIVVPSLARRNDPFVWANYFPTWVEFSVMAGAAAMFALLYMLFAKFFPIMAISDIKERLFHTTDRAIGGATVETIAQVEGEGEARG
- a CDS encoding 4Fe-4S dicluster domain-containing protein, whose translation is MKHTWAMAVDLDRCTGCGACVVACSVENNIPVIGEEEAGKNRLMHWIRVNRYWEGEFPEAQAVYLPVPCMQCERAPCELVCPVYATYHNEDGLNAMVYNRCIGTRYCANNCPYSVRVFNWYDYKWEKPLDEQLSPDLTVRSRGVMEKCTFCIQRIRRAKETAAEEGRDVRDGEVVPACVQTCPPGALLFGDLADPHSEITRKLKDPRRFRLMEHLGTEPRVVYLKRQKGAGR
- a CDS encoding cytochrome c3 family protein, giving the protein MERRRNRAALVLPIVFLALLFSGGFPLAGSAVAEAVPQPIAFSHKVHVTGYNLNCRFCHSSTNKSQYANIPSVEKCMMCHRTIAADKPEVKKIAQYWKEGKPIPWNKVIDLPNHVYFPHKNMVNAGIACLACHPGMDQAGTAEQKLEFGMGMCMECHRKRKVTIDCWKCHY